The genomic stretch ATCTTTGGCCGCTTGCTCCGGTCGCAGACCGGGTCCCGTTCGACCTTTGCGGCATCGGACCCCTTGATTGATTCAGTCCCGTAGAGGGTGAAGCCCGCGCCGTCCACCATGGCCCCCGGCTCTTCCGCATAGGAGAGAGGAAGCGGTGTTGCCATACTTCCGATGAGCCCCAGTAGCATGAAGACCGATGATCGCCACATGTGCATAGGTGCCTCCTTCAATGAACGACGGTTCAGGACTATTTCTCTTTGAGCGGAATGTATGTGTCGGCAATGAGTTCTTGACCGGCTTGGGACAGCACGAACTGCGTGAAGGCCTCAGCCAGGGGATTCGGTTCCTTCTTGGACAGGAGGAGGATCGGGCGTCGGAAGGGATAGCGGCCGTCTTTCACGGTGGGGACCTCCGGCTCGATCTTATCGATGGGCAAGAGTTTGACGGCGACGCCGCCTGAGACGGCAGTCAGGGCCTGATTCAACGAGAGATAGGTGATGGCAGACAGTGGGGGTAATGTTCCTACGACGGTTTTGACGACCTGCTCATCGGAGCCGATGACTTTGGCGCTATTGGTGATCTTTCCCGTCACGCCAAGCTGAGCCTCAAACGCATCGCGGATATTTTGATTGCGAGGCCGGTCGATGACCAGTATTTTTGTATCGAGGCCGCCCAACTCTGACCACATCGTGATCTTGCCGGAGAAGATGTCGGCGATCTGTTGTTTCGTCACATCTTTTGTCACATTGGAGAGGTGCACGAGGATGCCGATTCCATCCCAGGCGATGACGGTCGCCGAGAGATCCGGCGTTTCAGTCCCGGTCACGGCGATGTGCACCTGGCCGGCTTTAACCAGCTCAACCGGCTTCGAG from Nitrospirota bacterium encodes the following:
- a CDS encoding substrate-binding domain-containing protein, giving the protein MIARQVLSLSLGLLFSWNMATSALAEVTGNLIIAGNGPELTTIEALARAFEKANPRAYLDVVWEASSKPVELVKAGQVHIAVTGTETPDLSATVIAWDGIGILVHLSNVTKDVTKQQIADIFSGKITMWSELGGLDTKILVIDRPRNQNIRDAFEAQLGVTGKITNSAKVIGSDEQVVKTVVGTLPPLSAITYLSLNQALTAVSGGVAVKLLPIDKIEPEVPTVKDGRYPFRRPILLLSKKEPNPLAEAFTQFVLSQAGQELIADTYIPLKEK